In Flavivirga abyssicola, the following are encoded in one genomic region:
- a CDS encoding mandelate racemase/muconate lactonizing enzyme family protein: protein MKITDIKVFPVNIAGRSQLNIKVETDAGIYGWGASGITGREFAVIGAIDHYRPLLIGKDPRQIGAIWQDLYRGQYFEGGRVLTAAISAIDIALYDIKGKALGVPVYELLGGKQRDYVECFASLRFSSKEELIDRAKVLIKEGWRMLRLAPAEYEEGKYASEFEPRDSITIIADWVSALRKEVGTKVTIGIDYHHRLSVPETVSFLQRMPTGTLDFIEEPIRDEMPEVYQELRKMVNVPFAIGEEFSSKWQFLPYIEKNITQFARIDVCNVGGITEAMKVANMAEAHYIDLLPHNPIGPICTAATIHLAAACPNFTWLEEMNTPVENPGLDDINYYPVQPKLEGNRYKVSDAPGLGIEFNEDLALKEGFNSVETPRLKRKDGSFTNW, encoded by the coding sequence ATGAAAATAACAGATATAAAGGTGTTTCCAGTAAACATCGCAGGTAGAAGTCAATTAAATATTAAAGTTGAAACTGATGCTGGGATTTATGGTTGGGGTGCTTCAGGAATTACAGGAAGGGAGTTTGCGGTTATCGGTGCCATTGATCATTACCGTCCATTATTAATAGGTAAAGACCCAAGGCAAATAGGTGCAATTTGGCAAGATTTGTACCGAGGTCAGTATTTTGAAGGTGGAAGAGTATTAACTGCGGCTATTTCTGCTATAGACATAGCACTTTATGACATCAAAGGAAAAGCTTTAGGTGTTCCTGTCTATGAATTACTTGGAGGAAAACAGCGTGATTATGTAGAGTGTTTTGCTTCATTACGATTTAGTAGCAAAGAAGAACTTATTGATAGAGCAAAAGTACTTATTAAAGAAGGTTGGCGCATGTTACGTTTAGCGCCTGCAGAATATGAAGAAGGAAAATATGCTTCAGAATTTGAGCCAAGAGATTCTATCACGATTATAGCCGATTGGGTTTCTGCATTACGAAAAGAGGTTGGAACAAAAGTAACTATTGGAATAGATTATCATCACAGGTTATCTGTTCCGGAAACAGTATCTTTTTTACAGCGAATGCCAACAGGGACTTTAGATTTTATTGAAGAACCTATTAGGGATGAAATGCCGGAAGTCTATCAAGAATTAAGAAAAATGGTAAATGTACCTTTTGCAATAGGAGAAGAGTTTTCTAGTAAATGGCAATTTTTACCCTATATCGAAAAAAATATTACGCAGTTTGCCAGAATAGATGTTTGCAATGTTGGTGGAATTACAGAAGCCATGAAAGTAGCGAATATGGCCGAAGCACATTACATAGATTTATTGCCTCATAACCCAATTGGTCCTATTTGTACGGCAGCTACTATTCACTTGGCAGCAGCTTGTCCTAATTTTACATGGTTGGAAGAAATGAATACACCTGTAGAAAACCCAGGATTAGATGATATCAACTATTATCCAGTGCAACCAAAATTAGAAGGGAACCGTTACAAGGTTTCAGATGCTCCTGGTTTGGGAATAGAGTTTAATGAAGACCTGGCACTAAAAGAAGGATTTAATAGTGTTGAGACACCGCGTTTAAAGCGGAAAGATGGATCTTTTACAAACTGGTAA